In the genome of Opitutia bacterium KCR 482, one region contains:
- a CDS encoding ATP-dependent helicase: protein MEKIDFNAELNSDQYAAVTSPPDRPALVLAGAGSGKTRTLTYRVAWLISECGFRPRDILLLTFTNKAANQMLARIESLAGYPARSFWGGTFHSIGNRFLRIEGGALGLEPNFGILDTEDSDKVIKKAVEESYPHFFSNKDNPRSKLLREIISYARNTRSTIQTAMAYRFDWIETPASQIAEIARAYEAEKRAANNCDFDDLLELWLKLLSENPDILKKYSDRFGNILVDEFQDTNKLQSDILDLLASRGNISAVGDDAQCIYSWRGAEIDNILRFRERYPAAYIYKIERNYRSSPQILNFANKILDGMELDDEEFKKTLVPARDGNFKPRVMPAMDGASQGRNVARAIAEIESGGRYGYDDIAVLYRSHFQAMDLQLQLQYAKIPFVMTSGVKFFEQAHVKDIVSQIKFVANPKDNVSFLRFCRFMPKIGDKTAFKIFEKIREVAASKSLPEWRVLSDKKVLAKVPAAAKQMFEAAAADIEKLGGLVELAKRSEKHAEADSAEKIPVQTDFFADMAHASERGAPADPAAENTTEADFSPKAIIKCACGGWYRDAMKTLYEDWEERAADFDALFEYASKFDDFDDFLASVALEISDAEGRESEVGGRVRLMTVHQAKGLEFPVVFVIGAAEGLFPTQRSIDDGDVEEERRLFYVASTRAMDLLIISYPRVSAVGGNFEMRQASRFLESIDPSTYELYGA, encoded by the coding sequence GTGGAAAAAATCGACTTCAACGCCGAACTCAATTCCGACCAGTACGCCGCCGTGACTTCGCCGCCCGACCGTCCCGCGCTCGTGCTCGCGGGGGCGGGGTCGGGGAAGACGCGCACGCTAACATACCGCGTGGCGTGGCTAATTTCCGAATGCGGATTCCGCCCGCGCGACATTCTTCTGCTCACGTTCACGAACAAGGCGGCAAACCAAATGCTCGCGCGGATAGAGTCGCTGGCGGGCTATCCCGCGCGTTCGTTCTGGGGCGGCACGTTCCACTCGATAGGCAACAGGTTTTTGCGCATCGAAGGCGGCGCTCTCGGGCTTGAACCCAACTTCGGGATTTTGGACACCGAGGATTCGGACAAAGTGATAAAAAAGGCGGTAGAGGAGTCGTACCCGCATTTCTTTTCGAACAAGGACAACCCGCGCTCAAAACTTTTGCGCGAAATCATAAGCTACGCGCGAAACACGCGCTCCACAATCCAGACCGCCATGGCGTACAGGTTCGACTGGATTGAAACGCCGGCGTCGCAAATCGCCGAAATAGCCCGCGCCTACGAGGCGGAAAAACGCGCCGCAAACAACTGCGACTTCGACGACCTTCTCGAACTCTGGCTCAAACTGCTTTCCGAAAACCCCGACATTCTGAAAAAATATTCCGACAGGTTCGGGAACATTCTCGTCGATGAATTTCAGGATACGAACAAGTTGCAGTCCGACATTCTCGACCTGCTTGCCTCTCGCGGGAACATAAGCGCGGTCGGCGACGACGCCCAGTGCATCTACTCTTGGCGCGGCGCGGAAATCGACAACATTCTCCGCTTCCGCGAACGCTATCCCGCCGCCTACATCTACAAGATAGAGCGCAACTACCGCAGCTCGCCGCAGATTCTGAACTTTGCAAACAAAATACTCGACGGCATGGAGCTTGACGACGAGGAGTTCAAAAAAACGCTCGTTCCCGCCCGCGACGGCAACTTCAAGCCGCGCGTAATGCCCGCAATGGACGGCGCGTCGCAGGGGCGGAACGTGGCGCGGGCAATCGCCGAGATAGAGTCGGGCGGACGCTACGGGTACGACGACATCGCCGTTCTCTACCGCTCGCACTTTCAGGCGATGGACTTGCAGTTGCAGCTCCAATACGCAAAAATTCCGTTCGTGATGACAAGCGGCGTAAAATTTTTCGAACAGGCGCACGTCAAGGACATCGTTTCGCAGATAAAATTCGTCGCAAACCCCAAGGACAACGTTTCGTTCCTGCGCTTCTGCCGCTTCATGCCGAAAATCGGCGACAAAACCGCGTTCAAGATTTTCGAAAAAATCCGCGAAGTCGCCGCGTCGAAATCGCTTCCGGAGTGGCGCGTTCTCTCCGACAAAAAGGTGCTCGCAAAAGTCCCCGCCGCGGCAAAGCAGATGTTCGAAGCCGCCGCCGCCGACATCGAAAAACTCGGCGGGCTTGTGGAACTCGCAAAGCGTTCCGAAAAACACGCCGAGGCGGACTCCGCGGAAAAAATCCCAGTCCAGACCGACTTTTTCGCCGACATGGCGCACGCGTCCGAACGCGGAGCCCCCGCCGACCCAGCCGCCGAAAATACGACGGAGGCGGATTTTTCGCCCAAGGCAATCATCAAATGCGCGTGCGGCGGCTGGTATCGCGACGCCATGAAGACCCTTTACGAAGACTGGGAGGAACGCGCGGCGGACTTCGACGCGCTCTTCGAGTACGCCTCGAAATTCGACGACTTCGACGATTTTCTCGCAAGCGTGGCTCTCGAAATCAGCGACGCCGAGGGGCGCGAGTCCGAAGTCGGCGGGCGCGTAAGGCTGATGACAGTCCATCAGGCAAAGGGCTTGGAGTTTCCGGTGGTGTTCGTAATCGGCGCGGCGGAGGGGCTTTTCCCGACCCAGCGCAGCATAGACGACGGCGACGTCGAGGAGGAGCGCAGGCTGTTTTATGTGGCATCGACGCGGGCGATGGATTTGCTGATAATTTCGTACCCGAGGGTAAGCGCGGTGGGAGGCAATTTCGAAATGCGACAGGCAAGCCGCTTCTTGGAAAGCATAGACCCCTCAACCTACGAACTGTACGGGGCGTGA
- a CDS encoding Nif3-like dinuclear metal center hexameric protein: MVKNVKLSEVVEFLDEFCGVSKMRDFPPAHNGLQFENSGNITRIAAAVDAGGAEIGIAAHLGANLLIVHHGLFWNPPEPVVGGVYEKVKTLIDGDIAVYSVHLPLDAHDTVGNNVLIARALGLKIVDRCFECEGAKIGVVAEAPKGGRAELASKLAGLFPNTYKEIAFGSANPERIAICSGSCGDAVPHLREIGIDTLVCGELRQRHFTMAQEMRLNLYPCGHYATERFGAAALGELVAEKFGLKCSFIEMQNPL, translated from the coding sequence ATGGTTAAAAATGTAAAACTTTCGGAAGTCGTGGAATTTCTCGACGAATTCTGCGGCGTCTCAAAAATGCGCGATTTTCCCCCCGCGCACAACGGGCTTCAATTCGAAAACAGCGGCAACATAACGCGCATCGCCGCCGCCGTCGACGCGGGCGGCGCGGAAATCGGCATAGCCGCGCACCTCGGCGCGAACCTGCTTATTGTCCACCACGGGCTGTTCTGGAATCCGCCCGAACCCGTCGTGGGCGGCGTCTACGAGAAAGTCAAAACGCTTATCGACGGCGACATCGCTGTATACTCGGTCCACCTGCCGCTCGACGCGCACGACACCGTAGGCAACAACGTGCTGATTGCCCGCGCTCTGGGCTTGAAGATTGTTGACAGGTGCTTCGAATGCGAGGGCGCGAAAATCGGCGTGGTTGCGGAAGCCCCGAAGGGCGGACGCGCCGAGCTTGCTTCGAAGCTTGCTGGGCTTTTTCCGAACACCTACAAGGAAATCGCGTTCGGCTCGGCGAACCCCGAAAGAATCGCGATTTGTTCGGGCAGTTGCGGCGACGCCGTTCCGCATCTGCGCGAAATCGGAATCGACACCCTCGTTTGCGGAGAGCTTCGCCAGCGGCATTTTACAATGGCTCAGGAAATGCGCCTCAACCTCTACCCCTGCGGGCACTATGCAACCGAGCGTTTCGGCGCGGCGGCTCTCGGCGAGCTTGTGGCGGAAAAGTTCGGGCTGAAATGCAGTTTTATCGAAATGCAGAACCCGCTGTAA
- the aroQ gene encoding type II 3-dehydroquinate dehydratase, whose translation MKKIAVINGANLDRLGRREPQIYGSETLADLTESLAAEAEKLGVEIIPFQSNHEGAIIDKIAELADAGVKLAIINPAAFTHTSVALRDSMAGSGMKFVEVHISNVHKREEFRHTSLTAPVCEAQICGLGREGYFAALRYLAKL comes from the coding sequence ATGAAAAAAATAGCGGTAATCAACGGCGCAAACTTGGACAGGCTCGGCAGGCGCGAGCCGCAAATCTACGGCAGCGAAACTTTGGCGGACCTGACGGAATCGCTCGCGGCCGAAGCCGAAAAGCTCGGCGTGGAAATAATCCCGTTCCAGTCGAACCACGAGGGCGCGATTATCGACAAAATCGCGGAGCTTGCCGACGCCGGCGTAAAGCTTGCAATCATCAATCCCGCGGCGTTTACGCATACGAGCGTCGCGCTTCGCGACAGCATGGCGGGGTCGGGCATGAAGTTTGTCGAGGTGCACATTTCGAACGTCCACAAGCGCGAGGAGTTCAGGCACACATCGCTGACCGCGCCCGTCTGCGAAGCCCAAATTTGCGGCTTGGGGCGCGAGGGCTACTTCGCCGCGCTCCGCTATTTGGCGAAACTTTAA
- a CDS encoding nucleoside-diphosphate sugar epimerase/dehydratase, whose product MKKFIKKFAGFVSGCVSVRTALVSLVYSAITFVSLLVSFLLRFDFNFASIGRYNILDLYLLVLPLKICCLAVFGQFRGLLSFFHMPDVVRIFWSMLIASTVLFFLNWLAFSGIIFPRGVILADFVLSVVLCTSFRLFLRMCRERYMRDRVHAVKHERVAIIGAGDLGTSLASDLLSRKRMGINPVVFLDDDKQKIGCQILGLEVAALKTNFDTLAKHYKLDRAIIAISNLPKGKIAEITADFSKAGVETSIVPSYFELASGYAKISNYREVAIEDILGREQITLDSHAIDGMIKNRVVMVTGAGGSIGSELCKQIASKSPSLLIMLDHCEVQLFQVEQKILRGGYGINIKPLVGSVADEKRMERIISFYKPELIFHAAAHKHVPMMESQPGEALKNNTFGTWNIARIASKYGVEKFLLISTDKAINPTNVMGATKRLAEKAVQAVQNSAGNKTQFVAVRFGNVLGSSGSVIPTFKRQIAEGGPVTVTHPEVTRYFMTIPEAVGLVLQCGAQAVGGEIFVLDMGEPVKVVDLARQMIRLSGYEPDVDIKIEFIGLRSGEKLYEELQHKNETLVKTEHPRIFGFVSEPPSFERMQGVIDEILATADKRSSNDLKRFILEYVPEYKPQINE is encoded by the coding sequence ATGAAAAAATTTATAAAAAAATTTGCGGGCTTCGTTTCGGGTTGCGTGAGCGTGAGAACCGCGCTGGTGTCGCTGGTGTATTCGGCGATTACGTTCGTGTCGCTGCTCGTGTCGTTCCTGCTGCGCTTCGACTTCAATTTCGCCTCAATCGGCAGGTATAACATTCTCGATTTGTACCTGCTGGTGCTTCCGCTTAAAATCTGCTGTCTCGCGGTTTTCGGACAGTTCAGGGGACTGCTGAGCTTCTTCCATATGCCCGACGTGGTGCGCATATTCTGGTCGATGCTGATTGCCTCAACCGTGCTGTTTTTTCTGAATTGGCTGGCGTTTAGCGGCATAATTTTCCCGCGCGGCGTGATTCTTGCGGACTTCGTGCTGTCGGTGGTTCTCTGCACGTCGTTCAGGCTCTTCCTGCGCATGTGCAGGGAGCGCTATATGCGCGACAGAGTGCACGCGGTAAAGCACGAGCGCGTGGCTATAATCGGCGCGGGAGACTTGGGCACGTCGCTTGCCTCCGACCTTCTTTCGCGCAAACGCATGGGCATAAACCCCGTCGTGTTTTTGGACGACGACAAGCAGAAAATAGGCTGCCAGATTCTGGGCTTGGAAGTGGCTGCGTTGAAGACCAACTTCGATACCCTCGCGAAGCACTACAAGCTCGACCGCGCGATAATCGCAATCTCGAACCTCCCGAAAGGGAAAATCGCCGAAATCACCGCGGATTTTTCGAAGGCGGGAGTGGAAACGAGCATTGTGCCGTCGTACTTCGAACTTGCGTCGGGCTACGCAAAAATTTCGAACTACCGCGAAGTCGCAATCGAGGACATCTTGGGGCGCGAGCAAATAACCCTCGATTCGCACGCGATTGACGGCATGATAAAAAACAGGGTCGTCATGGTGACGGGCGCGGGCGGCAGTATCGGAAGCGAGCTTTGCAAGCAGATTGCGTCGAAATCGCCGTCGCTTCTGATTATGCTCGACCACTGCGAAGTCCAGCTCTTTCAGGTAGAGCAGAAAATTCTGCGCGGCGGCTACGGTATAAACATCAAGCCGCTTGTCGGAAGCGTCGCCGACGAAAAGCGCATGGAGCGCATAATTTCGTTCTACAAGCCGGAGCTTATTTTCCACGCCGCCGCCCACAAACACGTTCCGATGATGGAGTCGCAACCGGGCGAGGCGCTGAAAAACAACACTTTCGGCACTTGGAACATCGCGCGGATTGCAAGCAAATACGGGGTTGAAAAATTCCTGCTGATTTCGACAGACAAGGCAATCAACCCCACAAACGTGATGGGCGCAACAAAACGCCTCGCCGAAAAGGCGGTTCAGGCGGTTCAAAATTCGGCGGGCAATAAGACGCAGTTTGTGGCGGTGCGCTTCGGCAACGTGCTCGGCTCGTCGGGCAGCGTGATTCCCACGTTCAAACGCCAGATTGCCGAGGGCGGCCCTGTCACCGTAACCCACCCCGAAGTAACAAGATATTTCATGACGATTCCCGAAGCCGTGGGGCTTGTGCTCCAATGCGGCGCGCAGGCGGTCGGCGGCGAGATTTTCGTGCTCGACATGGGCGAACCCGTTAAAGTGGTAGACTTGGCGCGGCAAATGATACGCCTGAGCGGCTACGAGCCCGACGTCGACATAAAAATAGAATTCATAGGCCTGCGTTCGGGGGAAAAGCTCTACGAAGAGTTGCAGCACAAAAACGAGACGCTCGTCAAAACCGAGCACCCGCGCATATTCGGCTTCGTGTCCGAGCCGCCGTCGTTCGAAAGAATGCAGGGGGTAATCGACGAAATTTTGGCGACAGCCGACAAGCGCAGCAGCAACGATTTGAAACGCTTTATTTTGGAGTACGTTCCCGAATACAAGCCGCAGATAAACGAGTAG
- a CDS encoding DUF6259 domain-containing protein — MKYIYAIMGILTCNLLASAGTVELRNDKVLFAVDENGGLVSLKNLETGREYAGGGGLWRIIYRDGLSMEELVEPKDVPAKAEKVGESVVLTFGGEFPVKITCTLSGDEIRFVPEIKNASKDKVLREFQFPLIRSVNLLPDSSYCWTHCGGEFFPDIKKWVRAGYTSYMSGDEKAIERYALYPGKLAMNFFVVGEPQNSLYVANYDPKFGKTLHFGRYNKKEGAGANFDYDKIDLGMVKYPMLAAGESRVLPEYVVSPHSGDWRVSAKKYRKWADTWYKHTPASKAFLASNGWQRVILRHQYGKVLFPYSKIPEIYRSAKESGMDTIRLYGWWKEGMDAGNPHYSEDDTQGGDAELKRQIRKVQEMGGKVHLYFNGQLIDTGTEFYKTVGKRISIKRADGMPYVQYYPFGGDGTALRVFGNKMFATGCPYTKEWFEVLKSFADRAIALGADGIYYDQIGHESMPCCDKSHGHPVPFMEIMGCKGEMFSKVCEYIRSKKPDMPIGIEWVNDPVAKSVDYVHNCFEAMYGIGKDKFGKPLTPFVPMYQYAFPEFKTCNLGILDNRDIVRRNNLSLMRSWRSDVAVYRCRATIDAVPEYKEYLIKINALRDKFRPLILNGVFRDVDMAKCSNPQIDYYTYTDTEGGKMAVVATQSHLNSAKAVFTPADGYEFADADGIGGWTATPENGGKSLAVSLKNGAIVVAVFKKAEK, encoded by the coding sequence ATGAAATACATATACGCAATTATGGGAATTTTGACATGCAACCTGCTTGCGTCGGCGGGCACGGTCGAATTGAGGAACGACAAGGTCTTGTTCGCGGTGGACGAAAACGGCGGTCTCGTTTCGCTGAAAAACCTCGAAACGGGCAGGGAGTACGCGGGCGGCGGCGGACTCTGGCGCATAATCTACCGGGACGGGCTTTCGATGGAAGAGCTTGTAGAGCCGAAAGACGTTCCCGCAAAGGCTGAGAAAGTGGGAGAGTCGGTCGTGCTGACATTCGGCGGCGAATTCCCTGTAAAAATCACGTGCACGCTTTCGGGCGACGAAATCAGGTTTGTCCCCGAAATCAAAAACGCCTCGAAAGACAAGGTTCTGCGCGAATTCCAGTTCCCGTTAATCCGCTCCGTAAATCTGCTTCCCGACAGCTCGTACTGCTGGACGCATTGCGGCGGAGAGTTTTTTCCCGACATCAAAAAATGGGTTCGCGCGGGATACACTTCGTACATGTCGGGCGACGAAAAGGCAATCGAACGCTACGCGCTTTACCCAGGGAAGCTTGCGATGAATTTCTTTGTGGTGGGCGAGCCGCAAAACTCGCTTTACGTCGCAAACTACGACCCCAAATTCGGCAAGACCCTCCACTTTGGCCGCTACAATAAAAAAGAGGGCGCGGGGGCGAATTTCGACTACGATAAAATCGACTTGGGCATGGTGAAATACCCCATGCTCGCCGCGGGGGAGTCGCGCGTGCTGCCCGAATATGTGGTTTCGCCGCATTCGGGCGACTGGCGCGTTTCGGCGAAAAAATACCGCAAATGGGCAGACACTTGGTACAAGCACACTCCCGCAAGCAAGGCGTTCCTCGCCTCGAACGGCTGGCAGCGCGTGATTCTGCGCCACCAGTACGGCAAGGTGCTTTTTCCGTATTCGAAAATTCCCGAAATCTACCGCTCGGCAAAAGAGTCGGGCATGGACACAATCAGGCTCTACGGCTGGTGGAAAGAGGGCATGGACGCGGGCAACCCCCACTATTCGGAGGACGACACTCAGGGCGGCGACGCCGAGCTTAAACGGCAAATCCGCAAGGTTCAGGAAATGGGCGGCAAAGTCCACCTGTACTTCAACGGACAGCTCATCGACACGGGCACGGAGTTTTACAAGACGGTCGGCAAGCGCATTTCAATAAAACGCGCCGACGGCATGCCCTACGTTCAATACTACCCGTTCGGAGGCGACGGTACGGCTCTGCGCGTGTTCGGCAACAAAATGTTCGCAACGGGCTGCCCCTACACAAAGGAGTGGTTCGAAGTGCTGAAATCATTTGCCGACAGGGCAATAGCCCTCGGCGCGGACGGCATCTACTACGACCAAATCGGACACGAGAGCATGCCGTGCTGCGACAAGTCGCACGGACACCCCGTCCCGTTCATGGAAATCATGGGCTGCAAGGGCGAAATGTTCTCGAAAGTCTGCGAATACATCAGAAGCAAAAAGCCCGACATGCCCATCGGCATCGAATGGGTCAACGACCCCGTCGCCAAGAGCGTAGACTACGTCCACAACTGCTTCGAGGCGATGTACGGAATAGGCAAAGACAAGTTCGGCAAGCCGCTTACGCCCTTCGTGCCAATGTACCAGTATGCGTTCCCCGAATTCAAAACATGCAATTTGGGAATCCTCGACAACCGCGACATCGTGCGCCGCAACAACCTTTCGCTCATGCGCTCGTGGAGAAGCGACGTCGCGGTCTACCGCTGCCGCGCGACAATCGACGCAGTCCCCGAATACAAGGAGTACCTGATAAAAATCAACGCCCTGCGCGACAAGTTCCGCCCGCTCATATTGAACGGCGTCTTCCGCGATGTCGACATGGCAAAATGCTCGAACCCGCAAATAGATTATTACACATACACCGACACCGAGGGCGGCAAAATGGCGGTTGTGGCAACGCAGTCGCATCTGAATTCGGCAAAGGCGGTCTTCACGCCCGCCGACGGCTACGAATTTGCCGATGCGGACGGAATCGGCGGCTGGACGGCGACGCCCGAAAACGGCGGGAAATCGCTCGCGGTTTCGCTCAAAAACGGGGCGATAGTAGTTGCAGTCTTCAAAAAAGCGGAAAAATAG
- a CDS encoding phosphate acyltransferase: MALVKKLSARLQNHPKRIVYPDGTDPRVIQAARQFATRKLGVPIIIGEKQKIEDIAKSLDIRLDGIKIIDPVSADDSVALMKLLHGLPKFRSFDSQEINAMALQPNYFATLMLATGRADAMVAGATVATSGVLRPVLQIIPLQKGFGTASSLMVVSTENPELGINGDLFLADCGVIPEPTEPQLCDIAITTAILVNHLTLETPRVAMLAYTSKTPSSTQHSVLKVKSATSLAHEKAKTCDIAIDIDGELQVDAALKREVADLKGIHSSVAGRANVLIFPDLNSGNIASSMLQVVSTVNCYGRVLTGLTKPVAEISRGASVNEIFGTSVIVGAQAVDRRFLSTESL; the protein is encoded by the coding sequence ATGGCACTGGTAAAAAAACTTTCCGCACGGTTGCAGAACCACCCCAAGAGAATTGTCTATCCCGACGGCACCGACCCGCGCGTAATTCAGGCTGCGCGCCAGTTTGCAACGCGCAAGTTGGGCGTGCCGATTATCATCGGCGAAAAGCAGAAGATTGAAGACATCGCCAAGTCTTTGGACATCCGTTTGGACGGCATCAAGATTATCGACCCCGTTTCGGCGGACGACTCCGTTGCGCTCATGAAGCTCCTCCACGGCTTGCCGAAGTTCCGCAGTTTCGATTCGCAGGAAATCAATGCGATGGCGCTTCAACCCAACTATTTTGCAACCCTCATGCTTGCGACCGGACGCGCCGACGCCATGGTTGCGGGCGCGACCGTCGCGACCTCTGGCGTGTTGCGCCCAGTCTTGCAGATAATCCCGCTCCAAAAGGGTTTCGGCACGGCGAGTTCGCTGATGGTGGTTTCCACCGAAAACCCCGAACTTGGCATTAACGGCGACCTTTTCCTTGCCGATTGCGGCGTAATTCCGGAACCCACAGAGCCGCAGCTCTGCGACATCGCGATAACGACCGCGATTCTCGTGAACCACCTCACCCTCGAAACTCCGCGCGTTGCAATGCTTGCGTATACTTCGAAAACGCCATCGTCAACACAGCATTCGGTTTTGAAGGTAAAATCGGCGACGTCGCTCGCGCACGAGAAGGCGAAGACTTGCGACATCGCAATAGACATCGACGGCGAGCTTCAAGTAGACGCCGCCCTCAAACGCGAAGTCGCCGACTTGAAGGGGATCCACAGTTCCGTTGCCGGCCGCGCGAACGTGCTGATTTTCCCCGACCTCAATTCGGGCAACATTGCCTCGAGCATGTTGCAGGTTGTTTCCACCGTCAACTGCTACGGCCGTGTGCTTACGGGGCTGACAAAGCCCGTTGCGGAAATTTCGCGCGGGGCGTCGGTCAACGAGATATTCGGCACAAGCGTGATTGTGGGGGCGCAGGCTGTCGACAGGCGTTTCCTTTCGACGGAGTCGCTGTAA
- a CDS encoding ferritin-like domain-containing protein, whose protein sequence is MNREKSIELLNKAVAEELLSTEQYLYFHFHCADKGFMPLADIFMRISIVEMKHIDALAERILFLKGDVDMVPSGTVKKIRDVSEMLKFSCKLEEGSIADYNKWANEASQLADSATKTLFERLISAEEEHLDIFDTELGNLETFGDGYLSLQAISHSKEAAKGSVNK, encoded by the coding sequence ATGAACAGAGAAAAAAGCATCGAATTGTTGAATAAGGCCGTCGCCGAAGAACTGCTCTCCACCGAGCAATACCTGTATTTCCACTTCCACTGCGCAGACAAGGGCTTCATGCCGCTTGCCGACATTTTCATGCGCATTTCAATCGTCGAGATGAAGCACATCGACGCCCTCGCGGAGCGCATTCTGTTCCTGAAAGGCGACGTCGATATGGTGCCGTCGGGCACGGTGAAAAAAATCCGCGATGTTTCCGAAATGCTCAAATTCTCGTGCAAGCTCGAAGAGGGAAGCATTGCCGACTACAACAAATGGGCGAACGAGGCAAGCCAGCTCGCCGACAGCGCGACGAAAACGCTTTTCGAAAGGCTCATTTCCGCCGAGGAGGAACACCTCGACATTTTCGACACCGAGCTTGGCAACCTCGAAACTTTCGGCGACGGATACCTTTCCTTGCAGGCAATCAGCCACTCGAAAGAGGCGGCAAAGGGCAGTGTAAACAAATAG
- a CDS encoding ABC-F family ATP-binding cassette domain-containing protein: protein MIELRNIELAFGARTIFGGANAVINKGDRIGLVGSNGAGKSTLLKILCGLEHPDAGEIAKPKYATVGYLPQDAIVVGSRPLFDEVESAFGKVVELRARMAEVDSIIAAAAASSREYADAVEEMGEIAHKLEDAEESKVRSRVETVLQGLGFKMSDMPRPCCEFSGGWQMRIALAKLLLQEPTLLMLDEPTNHLDIESIAWLEDYLRGYSGSVIIVSHDRAFLDALTNRTFHVVKGRIDIYAGNYEFYLKESEARRNQIARAAENQRKSIEKTERFIERFRYKSSKAAQVQSRIKALDKVERIEAEEEDNSQISFAFPEPKRCGQVVLDVEGVCKSFGEHRVLDNISFKIERGERVALVGVNGAGKSTLVKIIAGGLAADAGKVELGLNVEMSYFAQHQSDELDPTNDVLTEAMNAAPMERKGEVRSLLGAFLFSGNDVLKGVGILSGGEKNRLALAKMLLKDFNFLILDEPTNHLDMNSKAVLQKALASYRGTYLIVSHDRAFLDPVVDRVLELSPNGLRSFVGNLSDYVERIKNEGKIVLRQSAKKNAKISDAKERRVEAAKRREAVSKLKKEAAKIEAAISSAESDLAQIELEMSSPDFFKKGAQCSSITESYNALKAKIDSLYAEWESAAAKIAEAEGANA, encoded by the coding sequence ATGATTGAACTACGGAACATAGAGCTTGCATTCGGGGCGCGGACGATTTTCGGCGGCGCAAACGCGGTCATAAACAAGGGCGACAGAATCGGGCTTGTAGGCTCGAACGGAGCGGGCAAGAGCACGCTCCTGAAAATCCTCTGCGGCTTGGAGCACCCCGACGCGGGCGAAATCGCAAAGCCCAAGTACGCGACGGTCGGCTATCTTCCGCAGGACGCGATAGTGGTGGGCAGCCGCCCGCTTTTCGACGAGGTTGAGTCGGCGTTCGGGAAGGTCGTGGAGCTTCGCGCGAGAATGGCGGAGGTAGACTCGATAATCGCCGCTGCCGCCGCGTCTTCGCGCGAATACGCCGACGCCGTGGAGGAAATGGGCGAGATTGCCCACAAGCTCGAAGACGCGGAGGAGTCGAAAGTGCGCTCGCGCGTGGAGACGGTTTTGCAGGGCTTGGGCTTCAAAATGTCCGACATGCCGCGCCCGTGCTGCGAGTTTTCGGGCGGCTGGCAGATGCGCATCGCCCTCGCGAAGCTCCTTTTGCAGGAGCCGACCCTGCTCATGCTCGACGAACCCACCAACCACCTCGACATCGAATCAATCGCGTGGCTTGAAGACTATCTGCGCGGCTATTCGGGTTCGGTTATAATCGTCAGCCACGACAGGGCTTTTCTCGACGCGCTCACAAACCGCACATTCCACGTCGTCAAGGGCAGGATAGACATCTACGCGGGCAACTACGAATTCTACCTGAAAGAGTCGGAGGCGCGCCGAAACCAAATTGCGCGCGCCGCCGAAAACCAGCGCAAGTCGATAGAAAAGACCGAGCGGTTCATCGAGCGGTTCAGGTACAAAAGCTCCAAGGCGGCGCAGGTGCAAAGCCGCATAAAGGCTCTCGACAAAGTGGAGCGCATAGAGGCGGAGGAGGAGGACAACTCGCAGATAAGTTTCGCCTTTCCGGAGCCAAAGCGTTGCGGGCAGGTTGTGCTCGACGTCGAGGGCGTGTGCAAGTCTTTCGGCGAACACAGGGTGCTCGACAACATTTCGTTTAAAATAGAGCGCGGCGAGCGCGTCGCTCTTGTGGGCGTAAACGGAGCGGGCAAGAGCACGCTCGTCAAGATAATCGCGGGCGGGCTTGCGGCCGACGCGGGCAAAGTAGAGCTTGGGCTGAATGTAGAGATGTCGTACTTCGCCCAGCACCAGTCGGACGAGCTTGACCCGACAAACGACGTTTTGACCGAGGCTATGAACGCCGCCCCCATGGAGCGCAAGGGCGAGGTCAGAAGCCTTTTGGGCGCGTTTCTGTTTTCTGGAAACGACGTCCTCAAAGGCGTCGGAATTCTGTCGGGCGGCGAGAAAAACCGCTTGGCTCTGGCGAAAATGCTTTTGAAAGACTTCAACTTTCTGATTCTCGACGAGCCTACCAACCACCTCGACATGAACTCGAAAGCCGTCCTGCAAAAGGCGCTTGCCTCCTACCGCGGAACATACCTTATAGTCAGCCACGACAGGGCGTTCCTCGACCCCGTGGTCGACAGGGTGCTGGAGCTTTCTCCGAACGGTCTGCGCTCGTTTGTCGGCAATTTGAGCGACTACGTAGAGCGGATAAAAAACGAGGGCAAAATAGTTTTGCGGCAGTCGGCTAAAAAAAACGCGAAAATTTCCGACGCAAAAGAACGGCGCGTCGAGGCGGCGAAACGCCGCGAAGCCGTATCCAAACTCAAAAAGGAGGCGGCTAAAATAGAGGCGGCGATTTCGTCGGCGGAGTCCGACTTGGCGCAGATAGAGCTTGAAATGTCGTCGCCCGACTTCTTCAAAAAGGGCGCGCAGTGTTCGTCGATAACCGAAAGCTACAACGCGTTGAAGGCAAAGATAGACTCCCTCTACGCCGAGTGGGAGTCCGCCGCCGCAAAAATCGCCGAAGCCGAGGGCGCGAACGCTTAA